One window from the genome of Corynebacterium sp. SCR221107 encodes:
- a CDS encoding TetR/AcrR family transcriptional regulator produces MDDHPTPRRRPRRTHQQIEEAILGATKRCIFEGGYPQLTFERVAEYAEVSKHVIYRRYPNRAALAIAATSSLLHATYGDTPDTGSLRSDLLAWWRIRNAAPNPKAMSVLRGTLADAGPAEMEQFEKVARDMQAVVESSLLARAVARGEITEPIPEGISKLIVLIVRDGAFFNAMSYREFETILDNAIIPALQRPQATPEPAEDSHLHAQSNLHP; encoded by the coding sequence ATGGACGACCACCCCACACCTCGCCGGCGTCCGCGACGCACCCACCAGCAAATCGAGGAAGCCATTCTCGGCGCGACCAAACGCTGCATCTTCGAAGGCGGCTACCCCCAGCTCACCTTTGAGCGGGTAGCCGAGTACGCCGAGGTTTCCAAGCACGTGATCTACCGGCGCTACCCTAACCGCGCAGCTTTAGCCATCGCCGCAACGTCGAGCTTGCTTCATGCCACATACGGTGACACCCCCGATACCGGAAGTCTCCGCAGCGACCTTTTGGCATGGTGGCGGATTCGCAACGCCGCCCCTAACCCCAAGGCCATGAGTGTGCTTCGTGGGACCCTGGCAGATGCCGGACCTGCAGAAATGGAACAATTCGAAAAGGTTGCGCGCGATATGCAAGCTGTGGTTGAGTCCTCCTTGCTTGCTCGAGCGGTTGCCCGCGGTGAGATCACCGAGCCGATCCCCGAAGGCATTTCCAAGCTGATCGTCCTTATTGTTCGCGACGGGGCTTTCTTCAACGCCATGTCTTATCGGGAGTTCGAAACCATCCTTGATAACGCCATTATCCCGGCGCTCCAGCGGCCGCAAGCTACCCCGGAACCCGCGGAGGACTCTCACCTGCACGCTCAATCCAACCTTCATCCCTAA
- a CDS encoding 1,4-dihydroxy-2-naphthoyl-CoA synthase, producing MTTSPKSKYSTDNPFKPELWKPVPGFEDLTDITYHRLRGNTRADGVVRIAFDRPEVRNAFRPHTVDELYRALDHARRTPDVGTVLITGNGPSVKDGGWAFCSGGDQRIRGRSGYRYANEHAHDDATADASTVDEARTKVEGGRLHILEVQRLIRTMPKVVIAVVNGWAAGGGHSLHVVCDMTVASRQEARFKQTDADVGSFDAGYGSAYLAKMVGQKYAREIFFLGRTYDAQRMYEMGAVNEVVDHADLEDAAIQMAREINGKSPTAQRMLKFAFNLTDDGLMGQQVFAGEATRLAYMTDEAVEGKNSFLEKRDPDWSPFPYYY from the coding sequence ATGACCACTAGTCCCAAAAGCAAGTACAGCACAGACAATCCGTTTAAGCCGGAGCTGTGGAAGCCCGTGCCCGGCTTCGAGGATCTTACCGATATCACCTATCACCGCCTGCGCGGCAATACCCGCGCCGACGGCGTGGTACGCATCGCCTTCGACCGCCCGGAGGTGCGCAACGCCTTCCGCCCCCACACCGTCGACGAGCTCTACCGCGCCCTCGACCACGCACGAAGGACCCCGGACGTGGGAACGGTGCTCATCACCGGCAACGGTCCGAGCGTGAAGGATGGCGGCTGGGCCTTTTGCTCCGGCGGCGATCAGCGCATCCGTGGCCGCTCCGGCTACCGCTACGCCAACGAGCACGCCCACGACGACGCCACCGCGGATGCCTCCACCGTCGACGAAGCACGCACCAAGGTCGAGGGTGGGCGCCTGCACATCCTGGAGGTTCAGCGGCTCATCCGCACCATGCCGAAGGTCGTCATCGCCGTGGTCAACGGCTGGGCCGCCGGTGGCGGGCATTCACTTCATGTGGTCTGCGATATGACCGTCGCCTCCCGGCAGGAGGCTCGTTTCAAGCAGACCGACGCCGACGTCGGATCTTTCGATGCTGGATATGGCTCCGCCTACCTGGCAAAGATGGTGGGGCAAAAGTATGCCCGCGAGATCTTCTTCTTAGGTCGTACCTACGATGCCCAGCGCATGTATGAAATGGGTGCCGTCAACGAGGTTGTCGACCACGCCGACCTCGAAGACGCCGCCATCCAGATGGCCCGGGAAATCAACGGAAAGTCCCCCACCGCCCAGCGCATGCTGAAGTTTGCCTTCAACCTCACCGACGACGGCCTCATGGGCCAGCAGGTCTTCGCCGGTGAGGCGACCCGCCTGGCTTATATGACCGATGAGGCCGTGGAGGGCAAGAACTCCTTCCTCGAAAAGCGTGATCCGGACTGGTCGCCGTTTCCTTACTATTACTAA
- a CDS encoding cutinase family protein: MHSPLELAAASVRSTVTATVAASVAATIASVSCLPTPTAAAATTDATAAAATTASVAEVCPAVEVMTAGGSGSANPNDDPNYPLGLVVGNNYAATLQKNYDNVRTWQLPYDGTAGVIPSNNNNGLDGFPSYKDSQTMGRRTLQQHVDEVRAQCPDSALYFVGYSQGADIVGDVFEGMDDNTVGKTLGAILLSDPKRGPQDGARLVGTNYGDPSPGFGGIAGHRVDGAFDRFEGKVISICSKEDTVCDADPEGTAAALGRRYQQDSMPAPVRPQVGFDRMLMDGSFVAATAPQAGTIAYAVARRDSSLIGSALHQAAETAWLSVPQSNTLHQLADEARVVFDVLFERGTFEPKGGVATGNPDLDTAIAIAQIASNPLANPDVAEALHVFDRHFRYLGESEEFTTIDGVRVDDWIANEVLNSVAGYLGHPPQQPVLAEARRTPVKDVVRKLWGVLNQVGGGRNPAAQWLWRTFDL, encoded by the coding sequence ATGCACTCGCCCCTAGAACTTGCAGCAGCTTCCGTTCGCTCCACCGTTACAGCCACCGTCGCAGCGAGCGTTGCGGCGACCATCGCGTCGGTTTCATGCTTGCCGACGCCCACCGCCGCAGCTGCTACAACTGATGCGACTGCTGCAGCCGCCACAACGGCCTCTGTCGCTGAGGTCTGCCCGGCGGTGGAGGTGATGACCGCCGGGGGATCCGGCTCGGCTAACCCCAACGATGATCCCAACTACCCCTTGGGACTTGTTGTGGGCAATAATTATGCGGCGACGCTGCAAAAGAACTATGACAATGTGCGCACCTGGCAGCTTCCTTATGATGGCACCGCCGGGGTGATCCCCTCCAATAACAACAACGGCCTCGATGGCTTTCCTTCCTACAAGGACTCGCAGACCATGGGCCGGCGTACCCTCCAACAACATGTGGATGAGGTGCGAGCGCAGTGCCCAGACTCGGCGTTGTATTTTGTCGGCTACTCCCAAGGAGCGGACATCGTAGGCGATGTGTTTGAGGGGATGGACGATAATACGGTTGGAAAGACCCTTGGTGCCATCTTGCTCTCCGATCCCAAGCGAGGACCACAGGATGGGGCGCGGCTGGTGGGAACGAACTACGGGGATCCTTCCCCAGGATTTGGGGGCATTGCGGGGCATCGCGTTGACGGAGCTTTCGACCGCTTCGAGGGCAAGGTAATAAGCATTTGTTCAAAGGAGGACACGGTCTGTGATGCTGATCCGGAAGGGACTGCGGCAGCACTGGGAAGGAGATATCAGCAAGACTCCATGCCAGCCCCGGTGCGCCCCCAAGTGGGTTTCGATCGCATGCTGATGGATGGCAGCTTTGTTGCCGCCACCGCCCCACAGGCTGGCACCATCGCCTATGCCGTGGCACGGCGCGATTCTAGTCTTATTGGTTCTGCCCTGCATCAAGCGGCCGAAACTGCGTGGCTGAGCGTGCCGCAAAGCAACACACTGCACCAGCTTGCCGACGAAGCCAGGGTGGTCTTCGACGTGTTATTTGAGCGCGGCACCTTTGAGCCCAAGGGCGGGGTCGCAACCGGAAACCCGGATCTCGATACCGCGATCGCCATCGCGCAGATAGCCTCAAATCCGCTGGCGAATCCGGATGTGGCGGAGGCACTGCACGTGTTCGACCGGCACTTTCGGTATCTTGGCGAGTCGGAAGAATTCACCACCATAGACGGTGTGCGGGTAGATGATTGGATCGCCAACGAGGTGCTCAACTCCGTGGCAGGCTACCTAGGACATCCCCCGCAACAGCCAGTTCTAGCCGAGGCGCGCCGCACGCCGGTCAAGGACGTCGTTCGGAAATTGTGGGGAGTCCTTAACCAAGTGGGGGGAGGCCGCAACCCAGCGGCGCAGTGGCTGTGGCGCACCTTTGACCTTTAG
- a CDS encoding ABC transporter permease, translating to MLTGARPLLRATLKQNRTFIAPWAMIIMVLSASSILAYRWVFPDLADRQGLAAAMGSNPALEIVFGPARDMLTNDGFNAWRAGQLGCLFAALLGIMLIVRNTRADEDSGNAEFIASGVISRPARLLVPVQLSVIAALVVGVVTFLGTWASGGQLNPSALIAATFAGSVLVWGGVAAIAAQLGADSRTASSLAMGLMGVMYVFRGYVDSADLPSWALWLTPFGWAGKTGVAVENNWWPLLVFVVADVVLVLIALALQSRRDFGQGLLPQRPAQPSAPNMGVFMLAWRTHRGAVSTWLLAFALLGTIFGNLATTVGETFAANPAIAASMAAGATTEEELIFGFIRTILSLVGIIAAIAGAQIILRVYSEEIDYRIEPLLAGSLRRSRMLASHVAVAFGLSACGLLIAGTAMGVVASSNSEAIAFTDVLRQAAAIIPAVWLLGSIAVAAVGARPAARLASWAVIVATFAITLLGPTFKFPDWAMSISPLYHVPTVIGQDSATPLVWLGLIAAAFLAIGFAGYHRRDIV from the coding sequence ATGCTCACTGGCGCACGCCCCTTGCTTCGGGCAACCTTGAAACAGAACCGTACCTTCATCGCACCGTGGGCCATGATCATCATGGTGCTGTCGGCCTCCTCCATCTTGGCCTACCGCTGGGTATTTCCCGACCTAGCGGACCGTCAGGGCCTTGCGGCCGCGATGGGCTCCAACCCCGCGCTCGAGATCGTCTTCGGCCCAGCCCGAGACATGCTCACCAACGACGGATTCAATGCCTGGCGCGCAGGACAGCTTGGATGCCTTTTCGCAGCCCTGCTGGGCATCATGCTTATTGTGCGCAATACTCGCGCGGATGAAGACTCCGGCAACGCGGAGTTCATCGCTTCCGGAGTAATTTCGCGTCCGGCGCGCCTGCTGGTTCCCGTGCAGCTTTCGGTCATAGCCGCCCTCGTGGTGGGTGTGGTGACCTTTCTGGGAACGTGGGCCAGCGGGGGCCAGCTCAATCCCAGCGCCCTGATCGCGGCCACGTTCGCCGGTTCGGTCCTGGTGTGGGGTGGCGTTGCCGCGATCGCCGCCCAGCTTGGCGCCGATTCCCGCACGGCGTCAAGCCTGGCGATGGGGCTCATGGGAGTCATGTACGTCTTCCGCGGTTATGTTGACTCCGCGGACCTGCCAAGCTGGGCCCTATGGCTCACGCCTTTTGGCTGGGCGGGCAAGACCGGAGTCGCGGTGGAAAATAATTGGTGGCCGCTGCTGGTCTTTGTAGTGGCAGATGTCGTGCTCGTGCTCATCGCGCTGGCGCTGCAGTCCCGCCGTGACTTCGGGCAGGGCCTGCTTCCCCAGCGCCCAGCGCAGCCGTCTGCACCGAACATGGGAGTGTTTATGCTTGCGTGGCGCACCCACCGCGGCGCGGTGAGCACCTGGTTGCTCGCCTTCGCACTGCTGGGCACGATCTTCGGCAACCTCGCGACCACTGTCGGGGAGACTTTTGCCGCCAACCCCGCCATCGCGGCCAGCATGGCGGCGGGAGCAACAACCGAGGAGGAGCTGATCTTCGGCTTCATCCGAACTATCTTGTCCTTGGTGGGCATCATCGCCGCTATAGCCGGAGCCCAGATCATCCTTCGCGTCTACTCCGAGGAAATCGACTACCGGATCGAACCCCTCCTTGCAGGATCCCTGCGCAGGTCCCGCATGCTAGCCAGCCACGTTGCAGTCGCCTTTGGACTTTCTGCCTGCGGGCTATTGATCGCGGGAACTGCCATGGGGGTGGTGGCGTCTTCGAATAGCGAGGCCATTGCCTTTACCGACGTCCTGCGCCAGGCAGCGGCAATCATCCCCGCCGTGTGGCTGCTGGGGAGCATCGCGGTGGCTGCGGTCGGCGCGCGCCCTGCGGCGCGGCTGGCCTCCTGGGCGGTGATCGTGGCCACCTTCGCCATCACCCTGCTTGGGCCGACGTTCAAATTCCCAGACTGGGCTATGTCGATAAGCCCCCTGTATCACGTACCTACCGTCATCGGGCAGGACAGCGCCACCCCGCTGGTGTGGCTGGGATTGATAGCTGCCGCTTTCCTCGCGATCGGTTTCGCGGGCTACCACAGGCGCGACATCGTCTAA
- a CDS encoding ATP-binding cassette domain-containing protein, translating to MDFQIPRASITGVIGPSGAGKYTLLRMVVGTQATIRGRLPVLGLSAGSPAPLRRVGHAMQQASVYADLTVAENLAYCAGLLKKPRSRVEEVIESLGLQDKSTPLCTI from the coding sequence GTGGACTTTCAGATCCCACGCGCCAGTATCACTGGAGTCATCGGCCCATCCGGCGCCGGAAAGTACACCCTACTGCGCATGGTCGTTGGCACCCAGGCCACCATCCGCGGGAGGCTGCCCGTACTCGGACTTTCCGCGGGATCACCAGCACCTCTGCGGCGCGTGGGTCATGCCATGCAACAAGCCAGCGTCTATGCCGACCTAACCGTCGCCGAGAACCTCGCCTATTGCGCCGGCTTGCTCAAAAAGCCGCGCTCCCGCGTGGAGGAAGTCATCGAAAGCCTTGGTTTACAGGACAAATCCACACCATTGTGCACAATCTAA
- a CDS encoding o-succinylbenzoate synthase: MTEETHSDSSWPNIDEVLARAHVVALPMRVPFRGVTTREALLIEGTAGWGEFSPFVEYGPEESAAWLRCGMEMAFDGPPAFLRDVVEVNATIPAVPAGQVAEVLARYPGVRTVKVKVAEKGQTLADDVARVAAVRDILPNAVIRVDANRGWSVEEALAAARQLAPVDYLEQPCASVDELAQLRQFLVRNGLFVRVAADESIRRAQDPYEVARRHAADVAVVKAAPLGGPRAVLTIAEFMRARGLDITVASALDTGVGMNAGLAAVAALPKHADDDDFDVPPAAAGLATQSLFVEDVTATRELVDGQVKVEMLAPEPERLEGLTAPGPRRDWWLNRVRECWPFLEGRA, encoded by the coding sequence ATGACCGAAGAAACACATTCCGACTCATCCTGGCCCAATATCGATGAGGTCCTCGCCCGCGCGCACGTGGTTGCGCTTCCCATGCGCGTGCCTTTTCGTGGGGTAACCACCCGCGAGGCCCTGCTCATCGAGGGAACCGCCGGGTGGGGTGAGTTTTCCCCCTTCGTGGAATACGGTCCGGAGGAATCCGCAGCCTGGTTGCGGTGTGGGATGGAGATGGCTTTCGACGGCCCACCGGCGTTCCTGCGCGACGTGGTGGAGGTTAACGCCACGATCCCCGCGGTACCCGCGGGGCAGGTGGCTGAGGTTCTCGCCCGCTACCCGGGAGTGCGAACGGTCAAGGTGAAGGTGGCCGAGAAGGGGCAGACGCTTGCCGACGATGTCGCCCGCGTGGCGGCCGTGCGAGACATCTTGCCGAATGCGGTGATCCGCGTTGACGCCAATCGGGGCTGGAGCGTGGAGGAAGCGTTAGCGGCGGCGAGGCAGCTCGCCCCAGTCGACTACCTGGAGCAGCCGTGTGCGAGCGTTGACGAACTCGCGCAACTGCGTCAGTTCCTGGTGCGCAACGGACTGTTCGTGCGCGTGGCCGCGGATGAGTCCATTCGGCGTGCGCAGGACCCCTATGAGGTGGCCAGGCGTCACGCGGCCGATGTTGCCGTGGTCAAGGCGGCCCCACTCGGCGGGCCGCGGGCTGTGCTGACGATCGCCGAGTTTATGCGGGCGCGCGGGTTGGACATCACCGTTGCCAGCGCGCTGGATACGGGCGTGGGCATGAACGCCGGGCTGGCCGCGGTCGCCGCCTTGCCGAAGCATGCCGACGATGATGATTTTGACGTGCCCCCGGCGGCGGCCGGATTGGCCACGCAAAGCCTGTTTGTCGAAGACGTGACGGCAACGCGCGAGCTTGTCGACGGGCAAGTGAAAGTCGAGATGTTGGCTCCCGAACCTGAGCGCCTCGAGGGCCTCACGGCACCCGGGCCTCGGCGTGACTGGTGGCTGAACCGGGTACGGGAATGCTGGCCGTTCCTGGAAGGCCGGGCTTAA
- a CDS encoding ABC transporter permease, whose amino-acid sequence MWQFFAVTLADALAGTAPGLLASSFARTQFQAGQFTPALIFPQFLLCGLLVPRDDLPNSIGETLQGVALKLCRGCHHQSQRR is encoded by the coding sequence ATGTGGCAATTTTTCGCCGTCACGCTTGCCGACGCCCTCGCCGGCACCGCGCCCGGGTTGCTTGCATCCTCGTTCGCTCGCACGCAGTTTCAGGCCGGCCAATTCACGCCGGCCCTCATCTTTCCCCAGTTCCTGCTCTGCGGATTGCTGGTACCCCGCGACGACCTGCCAAACAGCATTGGAGAAACTCTCCAAGGTGTTGCCCTTAAGTTATGCCGTGGATGTCATCACCAAAGTCAGCGCCGGTGA
- a CDS encoding ABC transporter ATP-binding protein, whose product MHAIKTEGLVKKFGSFTALNDLNLTVDKGEVHGFLGPNGAGKSTTIRVLLGLLKANAGRVELLGGDPWKDVLELHKKLAYVPGDVTLWPGLSGGEAIDLLGNMRGGLNRQRRAELIERFELDPTKRGRQYSKGNRQKVAIIAALASDVELLILDEPTSGLDPLMEAIFQDEVAKHKARGTTVLLSSHILSEVEALGDRVSIIRAGHIVQTGTLEQLRGQARSHIAVTLDQVPPLAIAGLADAKVDGHRLQATVDPAEIDSVLAQLLPLGVSNLSVTPASLEELFLDLYGDHDDAHRADNPAMRKEA is encoded by the coding sequence ATGCACGCAATCAAGACCGAGGGCCTGGTGAAGAAATTTGGCTCCTTCACCGCCTTGAACGACCTCAACCTCACCGTCGACAAGGGCGAGGTACACGGATTCCTGGGACCCAATGGCGCAGGCAAGTCCACCACCATCAGGGTTTTACTTGGATTACTCAAAGCCAACGCCGGCCGCGTCGAACTCCTCGGCGGCGACCCCTGGAAGGACGTCCTGGAGCTTCACAAGAAGCTCGCGTACGTCCCCGGTGACGTCACCTTATGGCCGGGGCTTTCCGGCGGAGAGGCCATCGACCTCCTGGGCAACATGCGCGGCGGGCTCAATCGGCAGCGGCGCGCCGAACTCATCGAGCGCTTCGAACTCGACCCCACCAAACGTGGCCGCCAATACTCCAAAGGCAACCGACAAAAGGTCGCGATCATTGCCGCATTGGCGTCTGACGTCGAACTACTCATCCTCGACGAACCCACCTCCGGCCTCGACCCGCTGATGGAGGCCATCTTCCAGGACGAGGTCGCCAAGCACAAGGCGCGCGGGACAACCGTCTTGCTTAGCTCCCACATCCTTTCCGAGGTAGAGGCGCTTGGTGATCGCGTATCTATCATCCGAGCCGGTCATATCGTACAAACCGGCACGCTCGAACAGCTGCGCGGCCAGGCGCGCTCCCATATCGCAGTCACGCTCGACCAGGTTCCACCGCTTGCGATTGCAGGTCTTGCCGACGCCAAGGTGGACGGCCATCGCCTGCAGGCGACCGTGGATCCGGCCGAGATCGACTCGGTACTCGCGCAGCTTCTCCCACTGGGAGTCAGTAATCTCAGTGTCACTCCGGCCTCGCTGGAGGAGCTGTTTTTGGATCTCTATGGCGACCATGACGACGCACACCGCGCAGACAACCCTGCCATGCGGAAGGAGGCCTAG
- the menE gene encoding o-succinylbenzoate--CoA ligase — protein MPILEPFIVDPAAIDATLSLLEESIAGQRSFVPLPSDDPARAQLLRRSMRTGEPIDEGIAVVVATSGSTGTPKGAMLTPANLVSSADATHQFLGGEGAWLLAMPPHHIAGIQVLVRSLVAGIDPLVVDVRGGFHVPTFAQAASRLAGESSRCYTALTPMQLLKAMDTLVGIEALRLFDAILVGGAPLRADDARAARELGITVVSTYGSSETSGGCVYNGRPIPGAQVRVVGERIHLGGPMISRGYRNVDSDAFSDGWFITSDTGYLDNGVLTVTGRIDTIIDSGGLKIHPEVLERRMTDLASVTAACVVGVPDPRLGQAICAAYVGTAAPTDIIEALDDLPRWQLPKQVLRVDALPLTGPGKVDRRAVIAMFGQA, from the coding sequence GTGCCCATACTCGAGCCTTTTATCGTCGACCCCGCCGCCATCGATGCGACCCTCAGCCTGCTTGAGGAGTCCATCGCCGGCCAGCGCAGCTTCGTCCCCTTGCCTTCCGACGACCCGGCGCGCGCACAGCTACTGCGCCGCAGCATGCGCACCGGCGAGCCTATCGACGAAGGCATCGCCGTCGTGGTCGCCACCTCCGGGTCCACCGGCACCCCCAAAGGCGCGATGCTCACCCCCGCCAACCTGGTGTCTTCCGCCGACGCCACCCACCAGTTCCTGGGCGGAGAAGGCGCATGGCTCTTAGCGATGCCCCCGCACCACATCGCAGGCATCCAAGTATTGGTGCGCTCCTTGGTCGCTGGCATCGACCCGCTCGTGGTCGACGTCCGCGGCGGCTTCCACGTCCCCACCTTCGCCCAGGCCGCAAGCCGCCTGGCCGGCGAGAGTTCTCGCTGCTACACGGCGCTGACGCCGATGCAGCTTCTCAAAGCAATGGACACCCTCGTCGGCATCGAGGCCTTGCGCCTTTTCGACGCGATCTTGGTGGGCGGTGCTCCCTTGCGTGCCGACGATGCCCGCGCAGCGCGCGAACTCGGCATCACCGTGGTCAGCACCTATGGTTCCTCGGAGACCTCCGGCGGCTGCGTCTACAACGGCCGCCCGATCCCGGGCGCCCAGGTTCGGGTTGTGGGCGAAAGGATCCACCTGGGTGGACCGATGATCTCCCGCGGCTATCGCAACGTGGACAGCGATGCCTTTTCTGATGGCTGGTTCATCACCTCTGACACCGGCTACCTGGACAACGGCGTGCTCACCGTCACCGGGCGCATCGACACCATCATCGATTCCGGCGGACTCAAGATTCACCCGGAGGTCCTCGAGCGCCGCATGACCGACCTGGCATCCGTCACGGCCGCCTGCGTGGTCGGCGTGCCGGATCCCCGGCTCGGCCAGGCTATCTGCGCGGCCTATGTGGGCACTGCCGCCCCCACGGACATCATCGAGGCGCTCGATGACCTGCCCCGCTGGCAGCTCCCCAAGCAGGTGCTACGCGTAGACGCGCTGCCCCTGACCGGCCCCGGCAAGGTGGATCGGCGCGCGGTCATCGCCATGTTTGGGCAAGCCTAG
- a CDS encoding excinuclease ABC subunit UvrA produces the protein MTHIADGHDIIRVRGARVNNLKNLDVDIPKRRITVFTGVSGSGKSSLVFGTIASESRRLIDETYSAFVQGFMPSLPRPDVDVLENLSPAIIIDQERMGASSRSTVGTATDANSMLRLVFSRLSEPHVGTSGHFSFNLPEGMCPTCEGSGEAATLDYSAFLDESKSLNEGAITAPGFEVDQWYWQTYGNDPSLDNDKKIKDYTEAEREWFLHAPQQKVKVDGKNVTYEGLVTRIRRLWIDRPEPPKAKQIVEFVARISTRSTCPDCQGTRLNEASRTAKVAGKTISECQAMQVDELAQFIAGLEDKRVKPALDSLGSILQAMVEVGLGYLSLDRPAGTLSGGEAQRVKMVRHLGSPLTDVTYVFDEPTAGLHPHDITKMNDLLKKIRDKGNTVLVVEHKPEVIAIADHIVDIGPGSGDEGGQLVYAGTPEGLKETNSITADYLERGIHINESPRSASESIKIGPVSRNNLHGVEAQIPLGVLTVVTGVAGSGKSTLMDGLTGERVLVVDQSAIRGSRRSNPATYTGLLDKIRAKFAKDNGVKAALFSANSEGACPNCNGLGVTYMDLAIMAGVASTCEQCGGKRFKEEVLAYTISDKKKQDYSIADVLAMSVDRARGVFSSGEAKKILDRLSSVGLGYLRIGQPLSTLSGGERQRLKLAAQMNDGADIIVLDEPTTGLHLKDTQTIITMMNGLVEQGKTVVAVEHNVACMAAADWIIDMGPGAGAGGGTIVFEGTPQQLAKANTLTGQHLAAEAH, from the coding sequence ATGACACATATCGCCGATGGGCATGACATCATCCGTGTGCGCGGCGCGCGGGTAAATAACCTCAAGAACCTGGATGTGGACATCCCCAAGCGCAGGATCACCGTCTTCACCGGCGTTTCCGGCTCGGGCAAGTCCTCGCTGGTGTTTGGCACGATCGCCTCCGAGTCGCGCAGGCTTATCGACGAAACCTACTCCGCTTTCGTACAAGGTTTCATGCCGTCGCTTCCACGCCCCGACGTGGACGTTCTCGAAAACCTCTCCCCGGCCATCATCATCGACCAGGAGCGCATGGGCGCCTCCAGCCGATCCACCGTGGGTACCGCCACCGACGCCAACTCCATGCTGCGCCTGGTGTTCTCACGCCTGTCGGAGCCACATGTGGGAACCTCCGGGCACTTCTCCTTCAACCTCCCCGAGGGCATGTGCCCGACCTGCGAGGGCTCCGGCGAGGCGGCTACCTTGGACTACTCCGCGTTTCTCGATGAGTCCAAGTCGCTGAACGAGGGCGCGATCACCGCGCCGGGTTTTGAGGTGGACCAGTGGTATTGGCAAACCTACGGCAACGACCCCAGCCTCGATAATGACAAGAAGATCAAGGACTACACGGAGGCAGAACGCGAGTGGTTCCTGCACGCCCCGCAGCAAAAGGTGAAGGTCGACGGCAAAAACGTCACCTATGAGGGCTTGGTGACCCGCATCCGCAGGCTGTGGATCGACCGCCCGGAACCGCCCAAGGCCAAGCAGATCGTGGAGTTCGTCGCGCGGATTTCCACTCGCTCCACCTGCCCGGATTGTCAGGGCACCCGGCTCAATGAGGCCTCGCGCACCGCAAAGGTCGCAGGCAAGACCATTTCCGAGTGCCAGGCGATGCAGGTCGACGAGTTGGCCCAGTTCATCGCGGGATTGGAGGACAAGCGGGTCAAGCCGGCGCTCGATTCGTTGGGATCCATCCTGCAAGCCATGGTGGAGGTGGGGCTTGGCTACCTCTCGCTCGATCGCCCGGCGGGAACGTTATCCGGCGGCGAAGCCCAGCGCGTGAAGATGGTGCGGCACCTCGGGTCCCCGCTGACCGATGTCACCTACGTCTTCGACGAGCCGACTGCGGGGCTGCATCCACACGACATCACCAAGATGAATGACCTCCTGAAAAAGATTCGAGACAAGGGCAATACCGTTCTTGTGGTCGAGCACAAGCCCGAGGTCATCGCCATCGCCGATCACATCGTGGACATCGGCCCAGGCTCCGGCGACGAGGGTGGCCAGCTCGTCTACGCGGGAACCCCGGAGGGGTTGAAGGAGACGAACTCGATTACCGCTGACTACCTCGAGCGCGGGATCCACATCAACGAAAGCCCACGTTCGGCGTCGGAAAGCATAAAAATCGGTCCCGTCAGCCGCAATAATCTCCATGGTGTGGAGGCACAGATCCCCTTGGGCGTGCTCACGGTGGTCACGGGTGTCGCCGGTTCCGGTAAATCCACCCTCATGGACGGGCTCACTGGGGAGCGGGTGCTGGTGGTGGACCAGTCGGCCATTCGTGGTTCGCGCCGCTCGAATCCGGCGACCTACACGGGCCTGCTAGACAAGATCCGCGCCAAGTTTGCCAAGGACAATGGGGTCAAGGCCGCGCTGTTTTCGGCCAACTCCGAAGGCGCATGCCCGAATTGCAACGGCCTGGGTGTGACCTACATGGATCTTGCCATCATGGCAGGTGTGGCCAGCACCTGCGAACAGTGTGGCGGAAAGCGCTTCAAAGAAGAAGTCCTGGCCTACACCATCAGCGACAAAAAGAAGCAGGATTACTCCATCGCCGACGTGCTCGCCATGTCGGTCGACCGCGCGCGAGGCGTGTTTAGCTCCGGTGAGGCCAAGAAGATTCTCGACCGGCTCTCCAGCGTCGGGCTCGGCTACCTGCGCATAGGCCAGCCCCTGTCCACCCTCTCCGGCGGCGAGCGGCAGCGCCTGAAGCTGGCCGCGCAGATGAATGACGGCGCCGACATCATCGTCCTCGACGAGCCCACCACGGGCCTTCATCTTAAGGACACCCAGACCATCATCACGATGATGAATGGCCTGGTCGAGCAGGGCAAGACGGTGGTGGCGGTGGAGCACAACGTTGCCTGCATGGCGGCAGCCGACTGGATCATCGACATGGGGCCCGGCGCCGGCGCCGGCGGCGGCACGATCGTATTCGAAGGCACTCCGCAGCAACTGGCCAAGGCAAACACCCTCACCGGACAGCACCTCGCAGCCGAAGCCCACTAG